The window ctagcgatgggacaataaagtaatgaaaatgaaaaattgaggagaaaaaacatgaaaaaattaTTTGCGTAGAAGAATATCCTTCCATAGTAATCATGAGTAAAGGAAACCTTTCTCTACCCCTCCCTGACTCCCTCACCCCCCCTTTGTTCGCCTACGAACACAGGCACGCGCGCATTCAAAACCCAGATAGGTTTCTACTGTCTTATTCCGTAGGGCGCGGACAGAAGGGCAGCTTATTATAGACTAAGAATTtgaactttctgtgtttttatgTCAAGGGGAAaggagggagaagagagagagagagagacagagagagaggagagagagagagacagagagagagagagagagaggagagagagagtttctaTGTCTTTCCTGTGTGTTGCGCTGTGTGCATTTTATGCTCAGTTTCTAAGCAAcactcatcctgaactcaggtcaaaatgagttcggctcattctctccgatgccttgagtttccttgtctggcaaggaaaccgattttttttttttttttttacatatttagagctttttgtaatgtattattgatatttataagcagattcgcgatcgtcaattatgatttttcatggtgttttgtaatttttaaattacaaaggaattgatatgtaagacagtttcaagcgagctatttttcgcggctgtatttactgtgcaaacaactctaaatatggcaaaagtgtcacgtgataatcaaccgtttggtttcggcgctcactggagcagacgattttttctgtaaccagttgacagtgatgaaaccatatattacggtctccttccggcagcagtcccaaaatttcgacttgttttgaccttagaacgatgtctttatcataactgtaaagaacagaacggagatcactgtcgaagtcggccaatctgcaatcattttcgtctcgcgaacactgatctcaaatttagatcagtgctcgcgaaaaacatatgggagataactctgtatttttgttttgatagattcgcgtaggactgtagcgtccggtcagagagacaactggcaatagccgtggagcgatgcttatcagaatgagcaACACAAAGCTGTGTTTTAGTGCATAACTTTACctgagttgtgtgtgtatgcataatGTGATAAGTTGCTTCCTTATAGTGTTTTCGTTTTCATTTTCTACTGTCACGTTGAACGCAAATCTGAGTTCAGACAATTATTTGTTTCGGGTGTGTTTTGATCATGTCAGGTTTTGAATTAAATTATCTTTTTTACATCGAAGTACGTGCATATCGTTGTGTGTATCATATACACTTGTTTTTGCTGTTGAAAAATGATTATTGATATGCTTTTAGGCAGTGTAATCGGTAAGCATGTGACCAATGAGAAAATCAGATTTATCGTTGTACATTTGAAAACAAAGTGCTTTTTCCTTATATTTGTTCagtgttctttcttttcatcgctgattttatttttaaCCTGTACTATTCTATGATATTGCAGTTTGGTCCGAGCAGAACTCGTGTAGTGTGGGTTGTTCTGCAATCAAATGATACAATAGTTAAGTGGTTTTCACTATGAAAAACAGATTCATATTGAGATTTGATAATAGCGTCTTCTGCTTGTGAAAAAGCATACAGCTGTTGTTGGCATTGATAGACATGTGAGTAAATTTGTCTTTGATGAAATTTGTCGTGACTTGAATACTATTCTGGTTAATTAAGGGTCTATTTGTgcctgtttctgtgtgtctctgtctctttgaaagattgcagtgtgtgtgtgtgtgtgtgtgttgtccctTGTTTCCCTCGGGAATTCTCATAAAACAAGTGGCAAAGTATCTTCTTCGTTTCATATCGAAACAGACTGCGAAATAACAAGCACTTAGCCAAAACACAAAGGTTAACTGTTACACTGTCAAAATTATACCTGTGTGCATAGCGACAAAGGAATGGGGCACAATacgctcacacaaacacacccctcATATCACAAGTGTATTCATCCCATGTCTTAAAGATACTTTCCTATACCCATGTGGACATGCAACCATGTCCACCAGACAGAACTCTACATGCTTTCATATGAGCAAAAAAGAAGCATTATTCAAAAAGACACACTGAAACCCAATTGCCTAGCTttggaattttgttgttgatggcaTGATTTATTTAGTACCCGATATTGGTGTCAATCTGCTGAAGGGAAAATGTTCCTGTCTCCACACAGGATTCATGTGTACTAAACATATTTGATCTGAAATGTGTGCCAGACAGCCAAGTTGAATGCCTAAAATGGCATATAACGtttcaatgaaaacaaaatgaatgttttagttggagGACGAAAaatgtcgcaataatttgtttgcTTAGTTTATTTCGTAACACTGGACGGATCCGTGATAATTAATGTACAAGATGACATTCACGGGGAAGAAAGTTCCTTCAACCTCGCTTTCGCAATAACatgaagaaacaagtcgcgtaaggcgaaaatacaacatttagtcaagtagctgtcgaactcacagaatgaaactgaacgcaatgcaacgcagcaagaccgtatactcgtagcatcgtcagtccaccgcgcacggcaaaggcagtgaaattgacaggaagagcggggtagtacttgcgctgagaaggatagcacgcttttctgtacctctctttgttttaactttctgagcgtgtttttaatccaaacatatcatatctatatgtttttggaatcaggaaccgacaaggaataagatgaaagtgtttttaaattgatttgaaaactttaattttgataataatttttatatatttaatttttagagcttgttttcaatccgaatataacatatgtatatgttgttggaatcagcaaatgatggagaataagatgaacgtaaatttggatcgttttagaaattttttttttttttttacaattttcagatttttaatgaccaaagtcattaattaatttttaaaccaccaagctgaaatgcaataccgaagtccgggcttcgtcgaagactacttgaccaaaatttcaaccaatttggttgaaaaatgagagcgtgacagtgccgcctcaactttcacgaaaagccggatatgacgtcatcaaagacatttatcaaaaaaaaggaaaaaaacgttcggggatatcatacccaggaactctcatgtcaaatttcataaagatcggtccagtagtttggtctgaatcgctctacacgcacgcacacacgcacgcacacacatacaccacgaccctcgtttcgattccccctctatgttaaaacatttagtcaaaacttgactaaatgtaaaaaccaacaacacgAAGCATTCCCTATCATTTAAGTACTGTCGCGACGCAAAACACTTTCAACGCTGCTGGAGATATAAGTAGAGACTTCGGTCGGCAACGCCCCCGGTCCTGGATTCAACAAATCATTACTTAAAAAGAACCCCTTTTGATGACACTGCCTGGGTCTGTGGAGGAATTACACAATACGACCAACTTCACCTTCAGAAATTTGACAAGCGAGCGACAAGAAGATTTCTTGTTGTGACTATATAACTCTGCAATAATGAGCTGGTATTTGACAACAATGCTACTGACGCTCCTCTTCCTAGGTCCTGTGGCTTTTTGCGAAGGGAAACAACTGCAGAAAAGGTCTGATGACATCCCAGCTCTGAAGACGGTGGTCGAACGCCACTCTCAACAAATGGCGGACATGATTGCAGAACTCACCGCTGTAAAAGCCGAACTCAGTAAGTAAACCGAGTGTAGTTTTGCTTCTTGTTTTCTATATATACATTATTCATTTCACCGGACTCACAGACACGAAGGATTAAACTAATCGATCGATTGATAGAAATAGATCATTGAATTGAGATatgctttacacacacacacacacacacacacacacacacacacactcacacacacacacacacacaaacacgcagacGCTTACATTTAGTAGGGAGACAACCGCCCTCTTCTGCCCTCGGCAACTCAGTCATTGTCAGAATATCATAAAACATGATACAACCCATCTCCCCTCCCATCGCCTTTTAAACAATAAACAACCCCCGTTTCTGTCTCTACAGACGCCGTCAAAACCAACGTAGCCTTTCACGCAAGACATTCATCAGACCCATTCAGCGTGGCCTCTCAAGGCACCATAGTCTACGACAACGTCGTCACCAACATTGGCGACGGGTACGACATCAAAAGCGGCATCTTCACCGCGCCGGTTTCTGGAACCTACGTCTTCTTTGCAAACTGCATGGCTGTTGTCGGAACGAGCGAGGAAGCGTACATCACCTTGGGGGGTGTAGTCGTGGGCGCGTGCTACTCATGGGAGCCGCAGGGTTCTGAGATTCATCAGGGGGCGGGTATGGCCACTGTCCACGTGCTGAAAGGACAGGCCGTGAGGGTGCAGCTTCTTGAGAACGCAGAGAACGTCCGTGGAGGTCACTGGAATTCCTTCTCTGGCTTTCTGGTTCGCGCTGACTTCTAGACTGTGAACGCTGGAACCTTTTCTCTGGCTTTCTGGTTCGCATTCTTTGTAGTGATTTGCTCTGACTCCTTCTCTGGCTTTCTGATTTGTACTGAATCCTTCTCTGGCTTTCTGATTTGTACTGAATCCTTCCCTGGCTTTCTGATTTGTACTGAATCCTTCTCTGGCTTACTGATTTGTACTGACTCCTTCTCTGGCTTTCTGATTTGTACTGAATCCTTCTCTGGCTTTCTGATTTGTACTGACTCCTTCTCTGGCTTTCTGATTTGTACTGACTCCTTCTCTGGCTTTCTGATTTGTACTGAATCCTTCTCTGGCTTTCTGATTTGTACTGAATCCTTCTCTGGCTTTCTGATTTGTACTGAATCCTTCTCTGGCTTTCTGATTTGTACTGAATCCTTCTCTGGCTTTCTGATTTGTACTGAATCCTTCTCTGGCTTTCTGATTTGTACTGAATCCTTCTCTGGCTTTCTGATTTGTACTGAATCCTTCTCTGGCTTTCTGATTCGTTCTGACTCCTTCCCTGGCTTTCTGATTTGTACTGAATCCTTTACTGGCTTTATATAATTTATGGTTCGTGCGCACTGGCCTTTTGGTTCATAGACTGAACATCTTTTTCTGGATCTCTTGTGTTGACTGGTCGCTTGAAGAGCTTTGACTCCTTTTCTGGCTTTTGGGTCCTTGCTGACTCCAATAATGGAAATACCAAAACTATAGACACAAGTTGAAGAATGTGTTTTcgttaaaaataaatatttacaATACATCTTCGATGGAAAAAGTGcaccatctgtgtgtgtgtgtgtgtgtgtgtgtgtgtgtgtgtgtgtgttagtgtgtgtgtgcgtgcgtgtgtgtgtgtgcatgcgtgtgcgcgcgtatAAGTGTGTTTTCGtgcatgtgtgtacgtgtatgcgtgtgtgtgtgtgggtgagtgtgtgcgtgtgtgtgtgtgtgtgtgtgtagtgtgtgtgtgtgtttgtttaagtgggttagtgtgtgtgggtgtgtgtgtgtgtgtgtgtgtgtgcgtgcgtgcgtgcatgcatgcgtgcgtctgtgcgtgcgtaatACATTTTCTCATATGTTCGTGTCCTTAGACACATTACAGTCTCTTAAAACTCCACACTCTTCGGTGTCCATACCTGTGTCCGCAGCAACGGATATGTTTACGTTGTTAAAAAGACTACGTTCTCATTCCACGGTTTCCTAGTGTTTCCTATCTTGCATCAAAGTTCAAACGACAAGTCAAGGCGACAAGCCGAGCCAATGATTTTATAGTTGAAAACTTCTTGACGTAGTAAGAACGCAGGTTAAAGGTAAAGCATTtcatgtgacacacacacacagacacagacactcacgcacccacgcacgcacgcacagacacagacacagaccaaACAAGACCTGGACACGACCACAAACTTCATAACCCAAATTAGACTGGAAATCTGAGGCCTGATCtcggaacgctgaagaagaagaagacacacacacacacacacacacacacacacacacacacacacacacacacacacacacacagaaacacacacacacacacacacacacacacagaaacacacacacacacacacacacacacttttgtacaccatctcagatctggcagaCTTTTACGTCGGAtgagatcatccctccacttggatacCTACACAACAATCAAACTGGTGCTGTTTGTGAAGAGTGGGACTTTTGGGATGAATTAAATTCTCAACTGACTATGATGTCAATCTGCCAAATTAATTCATCTAAAAATTCTGGCTCTGCGCACGATGTATTCATGAtagctttttcttctttttctccatTTGACCTCTATTGCGCACAGGCCGTATCAACCCTTCTTAGTCtacatttgtttgttgttcctttttattttattttattttattttatgtttttgtcGAACAGGCGGGAATCATCCTTctctattgttttttttttcttcttctgaattTAATTCGTAACACAAAAAAGCAGTTGGGATGTTGAGTTTTCGTATGTGTCCCACTGGAGGGATCTTTGTTATCCAACGTaaacagatctgagatggtgagctgacCTGCTCACACGGTAAGGGTTGCGCCTTTAACACTAGTAGCCTTCAGTGTAAGCGTGACTGTTTGACCACTGACTCGAATCGCGAGCCAGCAGTCTTACGTTTGCAGTCTAGTTACCGTTACAACGACCATAAACCATTAGCTTTAAAACATAAAACGAACTGTCTTTAAGGCAATGCTTATTTGGCAAGGCAACGCAAAGCAAGGCAAGGCTAGGCAAGGCAATGCAAgccaaggcaaggcaaggcaaggcaacgCAAAGTTGGTTGTGTGTGGAACAAAGGTCCAGATACAGAAAGTCAACTTGTGATCAGTTCAAGGAAATTTCGCCTGCCCTTCTTGATTAAAATACGTAGGACTTTTGTGTCCACCAATTCTGCAAAATGAGCACAGTTGAGGGAGTCGTTTTATTGGCGCTAGTACTTTTTTTTCTGGTTGTGAGGCAACCGCAATGGAGATACGGCGAGAGAAAAGATCTGACGATGTATCCGCTTTACAAACGGTGGTAGCTGGACTGTCACAACAGATGACGGCGTTCAATGCAAAACTGACCGCTATGCAGGCTAAACTTGGTGAGTGTGTATGGTttagctctgtgtgtgtgtgtgtgtgtgctgtgtgtgtgtgtgtgtgtgctgtgtgtgtgtgtgtgtgtgtgtgtgtgcgtgtgtgctgtgtttgtgcgtgcgtatgtgtgtgtacgtgcgtgcgtgcgtgtgcgtgtgtatgtgtatgtatgcgagTGTGCTTTAGTTATCTCTGTCTATCTAATCATGTGTGTGcggttttcctttttttcatttcctGATTCCTGTTCCGTCCCTTTTTCCTCTTCATCTTCCTCGacattttctctgtgtctgtttctttctctcttgtaCTCACACAATATCATCCCCCCTCatctccacaaacacacacacacaaacacacacacacaaacacacacacacacaaacatacacacatacacacacacacaaacacacacacacaaacacacacaaacacacaaacatacacacacaaacacacacacacaaacacacacacaaacacacaaacacacacacacaaacacacacacacacacacacacacacacacatacgcacacacacacacaaacacaaacgcacacacacacacacacacacacacacaccaaaacacacccTAATAATACACCATCACCCGGCCCTCTGTGCCCCCACACAACCTTATTCATTCCTCTCATCAATTTACACTCCAAAGTTAAATGTTCACATCGCTTTCAGACGCCGCGAACATCAACGTAGCCTTCCACGCCCACCACTCCTCAGACCCGTTCAACGTGGCATCTCAGGGCACCATAGTCTACAACGTCGTCACCACCAACATCGGCAACGCCTACAACCGTAACAGCGGCTACTTTACCGCGCCCGTTTCTGGAACGTACGTCTTCTTCACCAACTGCATGGCCGTCGATTCAATGGGGGAAGAAATGTACATCAAACAAGACGGCAAAAGTGGCATCGCTGTATGCTATTCTAGCCACCCACCTGGCTCCCTTACGAGCAAGGCTCTACTTCTGTCACCACGCACGTGCTGAAAGGTCAGAAAGTGTGGACGATCATCTTGCAGAACTCGGAGAATATCCGCGGTTATTAATTTTGTGGAACACTTTTTCTGGGTTTCTAGTGAAGCCGGATGCTTGATTACACGCACGCGCGTTCCTTCCTTTGTTTTTTCGTCTTTGCtctttgttttattcttttgaCGATTTTGGTCAATATTTAATTGCCAGTCAGTGAGTGAAGGAAACATGGGTTAGTCAGTGTAATCGTAAGTCaatcagttagttagttagttgtcaGTCACTTAAATGTAACTTTGTTGGATATTTAGTCCGTTGGATAGTTAGTTGAGAGTCAGTCAACTAACTTGTCAGTcaattttgttaatttttttttagctcTTTGCTGTgtcattttgtgatttctgtagtatatcaattttaaaaaaataattccatTCAATTCTTTTAAGATATAAACAACCTAAACACAAAACCATGAAAACAACCAAGAACAAGCAATTCTTTTTGATTCAAAAACAGTCTTAAGCGTTTACGTTCTATCAATTCGAACCGACATTGTTGCAAAAAAGTATGTGAGTTTTTTACAGAAATGGTTTCGTTTCTGATGGATCTGTGCCTGGGTCAACTTTGACCCTTTGAGGTGGCGCATTGAATTTAAATCTGTAGTCAGTGATGCATACGCGTTCGCTTTATCACAGGTAGTCAGGTTCGTACCAGGGCATTTTGTTAAACGTATCAAAATATTATAAATCTGTCTATGATGTGACACATGGGATGAGAGCATATCTCTAGACTTGGACAAACACCAAACTATAAACATCCTGGATGCTGTATGTGAAGAGTGTGGACATTGGTTTGAtgttgacgggcgctgtggcggggtggtaagacgtcggcctcttgattggaaggtcgtgggttcgaatcccggccgcggaagcctggtgggttaagtgtggagatttttccgatctcccaggtcaacatatgtacagacctgctagtgacttaacccccttcgtgtgtacacgcaagcacaacaccaagtgcgcacggaaaagatcctgtaatccatgttagagttcggtgggttatagaaacacgaaaatacccagcatgcttcctccgaaagcgacgtatggctgcctaaaatggtggggtaaaaactgtcatacacgtaaaatttcacTCGTTTGTTAAGTACCTGAAGGCAGTGTATATAATTGTTTTTTATTTATAGAGATGTGTTGGCCGTGACCTATAGTTAATAACCATAATTTTGATGGACTGCATCGACTATTGCGGACTGTCACTGCATAGTCTATACTACTGCAATTTCGGCTGGTAGCCTTGTGTTGGTGAAATTTTTAGTAACACTTTTGTCAggtcaagtttgtttgtttgtttgtttgttcgttcatgggctgaaactcccacggcttttacgtgtatgaccgtttttaccccgccattcaggcagccatacgccgctttcggaggagtcAGATCAAGTAAAGCAAAACAGCCAGATAACTTATAACAAGGGTCTGATTGTGTTTTAAATGTCAAAGGTGACTGTGTCTATAGTACATTACTCCTTTAATTAGACAGGGTATTATATCATTACCATTGTTTGTCTCATtgcccgctaaaacggcttcaaaaactgccttttatgcctgcatgctgagaggattgacacctacaccgctcagcatgccatagcgtccttgttagacaagatatgtgaacaaagcTGACTGAATGTGATGCAGATTTGAATATTCTGTCTAAGGATATGCTAAACATGTTAtgttttagcagttctgattttttgtcaattttaacgcgggaaccttgattttgcgaatttgattttgggggttgTCTGTGTTGCAGAttccactgtattgacactacgtcatgtaaactcaatctgttttctaaATAAGTTACGGAAATCaacggcctttccagtcatataattggttttacgataaacggcctcatcagaaagatctgccctcaaacgcatctgtatagtttttttatgacgagtagtgtagtgCGGTATTTTTGACTTCTAGTGCGTCCATGACGCAGGGACGCACATTTTAGGGAGCCCCGACAAAGACGAAAATCAGCCAGAGGTACGCCAAAACCACTCCTACCCTGTAATTTATAACGTTTGATCGTAATTAACCTCGAGTGCATAAAGAGCATAAATACCTTCGTTCCCGCAACGAATTATCGTTACGCTGTATTACCCGCTAAATTGACAAAAATTGCTTTGAAACAAGAGAACTTTCCACACGTGCACCTTGTCCACGTTTTTTCAGACACACCCATCGCCTggtctataatgtcacgtgggaaagatTGCCTCAATTAAAGCAAGAGTAGTACGtgactctttcacaacccgttTAAagccgacggagttatttccgagcatcgtcttttgatttgtacgcccccctccccccacacacacacacccacacatacacacacacacacacacacacactgactcacacaaatctcatacacacaaaacacacactcatacgcacatagacagacggacacacacacctttacaaacaaacccacatacacactcatacacatacaaacat of the Littorina saxatilis isolate snail1 linkage group LG14, US_GU_Lsax_2.0, whole genome shotgun sequence genome contains:
- the LOC138946639 gene encoding complement C1q tumor necrosis factor-related protein 3-like; the encoded protein is MSWYLTTMLLTLLFLGPVAFCEGKQLQKRSDDIPALKTVVERHSQQMADMIAELTAVKAELNAVKTNVAFHARHSSDPFSVASQGTIVYDNVVTNIGDGYDIKSGIFTAPVSGTYVFFANCMAVVGTSEEAYITLGGVVVGACYSWEPQGSEIHQGAGMATVHVLKGQAVRVQLLENAENVRGGHWNSFSGFLVRADF
- the LOC138946817 gene encoding uncharacterized protein, with product MEIRREKRSDDVSALQTVVAGLSQQMTAFNAKLTAMQAKLDAANINVAFHAHHSSDPFNVASQGTIVYNVVTTNIGNAYNRNSGYFTAPVSGTYVFFTNCMAVDSMGEEMYIKQDGKSGIAIPLY